A genomic window from Fibrobacterota bacterium includes:
- a CDS encoding EAL domain-containing protein has protein sequence MRPQSLRTRIQWTVIGASLGLLSLVAADIASIALPRFRDLDRMFAERDRDHVARLFTQQMASQARVCRDWGVWESMDGWIRDPNQGQFWKENLQPKNIKGAGLSRVVLYDLTGAKRLDQALTVRTGFFDRWMDSTALAWSARRDTGAKSGASFVKGTLWSICVQPVRASDTSKAASGVMVAAEAMSIGSVLEDGFNLVTEGESREDTNDSLVITVELAGWSGLPSNRLFLRHGRDVWKEGAWTILLMMGGVVLFGFAFGFIITRVLDRVVIRRLEFLREDLGFIKDNPGGRSRVRDLGGDDLGRVASEINASLDALEDSKRYLADAQQIARLGFWELELETMTARLSAEHVETAGLDGEIREIEVPFEDYLMRWVHPEDRDRLKAWAAFASSKVAENIDRDLEYRTIGADGGVRHLSAACRKKSGEGSILFLVAQDVTERRRMEEELLRGSLYDPLTGLPNRNLVMDRLEKALAGTGGEAVSFIALDFDRFHTINASMGCDVGDGMLLGLAVRLVGAVPPGTTVGRFAHSEFGIVLEGMHHNAIERIAETLRAVARTPLPLGGRELVLTGSVGVASDMPGGCKAEALVSRAESAALQASARGGDTVVYFDAERSRQAKERVDLEIDLARAIPGQLELHYQPIVNLTDGRVAGFEALVRWRHPTRGMISPLQFIPIAERTGLIQELGLWVMGEAMMRLSGWQKSFGQRSPFMSINLSVKQFHQVDLAEQIERKLQETGAQAHGIKLEITESALSEDPERVASILERLVAQGVRFSLDDFGTGYSSLGYLSRFPVQTLKVDKSFVDELGRDERKSRITSAIVTLAHSLRMDVVAEGIETSLQRDRLRALGCEYGQGYLFAKPLPFKQAEDYLYASMFGNPSSAPESSAA, from the coding sequence ATGCGCCCGCAATCCTTGCGAACCAGAATCCAGTGGACCGTGATCGGAGCATCGCTCGGATTGCTTTCGCTGGTTGCCGCCGACATCGCATCGATCGCCCTGCCTCGTTTTCGGGACTTGGATCGGATGTTCGCGGAGCGGGATCGGGACCACGTGGCAAGGCTTTTCACCCAACAGATGGCCTCCCAAGCACGTGTTTGTCGGGATTGGGGCGTCTGGGAGTCGATGGATGGCTGGATCCGAGATCCGAACCAAGGTCAATTTTGGAAGGAAAATCTCCAACCGAAGAACATCAAAGGTGCAGGTCTGAGCCGTGTCGTTCTGTACGATCTAACGGGAGCGAAGCGACTCGATCAGGCCTTGACCGTCCGAACGGGGTTTTTCGATCGCTGGATGGATTCCACCGCATTGGCTTGGTCTGCTCGCAGGGACACCGGAGCCAAGTCGGGGGCCTCGTTTGTGAAAGGGACCTTGTGGAGCATCTGCGTCCAGCCGGTTCGCGCCAGCGACACCAGCAAGGCCGCCTCCGGGGTCATGGTGGCGGCGGAGGCGATGTCCATCGGCTCGGTATTGGAGGATGGATTCAACTTGGTTACCGAAGGGGAATCGAGGGAAGACACCAACGACTCCTTGGTCATCACGGTCGAGCTTGCCGGGTGGTCCGGACTCCCGTCGAATCGTTTGTTCCTTCGGCACGGGCGGGATGTCTGGAAGGAAGGGGCCTGGACCATCCTGCTGATGATGGGGGGAGTGGTTCTCTTCGGATTCGCCTTTGGGTTCATCATCACCCGTGTCCTGGATCGGGTCGTGATCCGACGCCTTGAATTTCTACGGGAGGATCTCGGATTCATCAAGGACAACCCCGGCGGGCGCTCCAGGGTGAGAGATCTGGGAGGCGACGATCTGGGTCGGGTGGCCTCGGAAATCAACGCATCGCTGGATGCATTGGAAGATTCCAAGCGGTATTTGGCCGATGCCCAGCAGATCGCACGATTGGGCTTCTGGGAGCTGGAATTGGAGACCATGACCGCTAGGCTTTCCGCGGAGCATGTGGAAACGGCCGGACTGGATGGGGAGATCCGGGAAATCGAGGTTCCTTTCGAGGACTACCTCATGCGGTGGGTGCATCCGGAAGATCGCGATCGGCTGAAGGCATGGGCAGCCTTCGCAAGCTCCAAAGTCGCCGAAAACATCGACCGCGACCTGGAATACCGGACCATCGGTGCGGATGGCGGAGTGAGGCATCTGTCCGCGGCTTGTCGGAAAAAAAGCGGGGAGGGGAGCATCCTGTTTCTGGTGGCGCAGGATGTCACGGAGCGCCGCAGGATGGAAGAGGAGCTTCTGCGTGGAAGCCTGTACGATCCGCTGACTGGTTTGCCCAACCGGAACCTGGTGATGGATCGGCTGGAGAAGGCCCTGGCAGGCACCGGAGGCGAAGCAGTGAGCTTCATCGCGTTGGATTTCGATCGTTTCCACACCATCAACGCCTCCATGGGCTGCGACGTGGGCGATGGCATGTTGCTCGGGCTCGCCGTGCGGCTGGTGGGGGCGGTTCCGCCCGGGACGACGGTTGGACGGTTCGCCCATTCCGAATTCGGCATCGTGCTGGAGGGGATGCACCACAACGCCATCGAGCGGATCGCCGAAACCCTGAGGGCGGTGGCTCGCACTCCTCTGCCGTTGGGAGGTCGCGAGCTCGTTTTGACAGGATCTGTCGGCGTCGCGTCGGACATGCCTGGTGGCTGCAAAGCCGAGGCCTTGGTTTCCAGGGCGGAGTCCGCGGCCTTGCAAGCCTCGGCGCGCGGTGGCGACACGGTGGTCTACTTCGATGCCGAACGGAGCCGTCAGGCCAAGGAACGCGTGGACCTCGAAATCGACTTGGCCAGGGCGATTCCCGGCCAGTTGGAGCTGCACTACCAACCGATCGTGAACCTGACCGACGGCCGGGTGGCCGGATTCGAAGCCCTGGTCCGGTGGAGACACCCGACACGTGGGATGATTTCCCCGTTGCAGTTCATCCCGATCGCCGAGCGAACCGGGCTGATCCAGGAATTGGGCCTGTGGGTGATGGGGGAGGCGATGATGCGGTTGTCGGGTTGGCAGAAAAGCTTCGGCCAACGCAGCCCCTTCATGAGCATCAATCTTTCCGTCAAGCAGTTCCACCAGGTGGATCTGGCCGAGCAGATCGAGCGCAAGCTCCAGGAAACCGGCGCCCAGGCGCATGGGATCAAGCTCGAGATCACCGAATCCGCGCTTTCGGAAGATCCGGAGCGGGTGGCGAGCATCCTGGAGCGATTGGTGGCCCAGGGGGTCCGGTTCAGCTTGGATGATTTTGGAACGGGGTATTCTTCCTTGGGGTACCTCAGTCGGTTCCCTGTCCAAACCTTGAAGGTCGACAAATCCTTCGTCGATGAACTCGGCCGCGACGAGCGGAAGAGCCGGATCACCTCGGCGATCGTGACTTTGGCGCACTCCCTGCGCATGGATGTGGTTGCCGAGGGAATCGAAACTTCCTTGCAGAGGGATCGCCTGCGAGCCCTGGGGTGCGAATACGGCCAGGGCTACCTGTTCGCCAAGCCGCTTCCGTTCAAACAGGCGGAAGACTATCTCTACGCCTCCATGTTCGGAAATCCCTCGTCGGCCCCGGAGTCCTCCGCGGCTTGA
- a CDS encoding DUF4419 domain-containing protein codes for MSFSVDGFGSGRLEPWFTWIGEDSIRVRARIRPDSGWRRVFGDAILTLDFPMPLETDSVNGVRRMSRTRIRDFFVTCADAKRCILTDSSWIRIADADILWISVWRNGKLSLIPAPSPATSDFRQFVAEVDGLRRYVDTMSGPRRKQLYWENAVRFLPARSMVVTKDAIFLDTSSELTSIRPSAAGMTFTVADVVADTSLLGYDQVESAGDIFRSVVVQGRSQPRDPLKDGFGAETKENVRIVSREFGEHRLVDIEGNGFLQAFVRAWDEHRPVGISPDAVWMLLVDGLALSVESEPEIWRKRLGLDHLGKKALSVLVSPKEASRLQDPPVWREIAQRLVASMHASTKGLDTLLVPDFSTTNPMRRTVFRFRALEVVKPYFDYTGMVTCGIPSVTLQGTPLDWEQLRQRAQALGRLGLSEWTDSLAPLLNEFVDASKGHPDISFWKGFVRRSSNMGCDPIYHVDGWISRLFPFEKYEDRIIRRTSLVEPLDLRFTPAGVGSIDFKLAFPDGGGVRNFSVASGLVGVGQDTATRVLWPEMGWAAFQYDDARKSVKPMSPK; via the coding sequence ATGTCATTTTCCGTCGATGGATTCGGGTCCGGAAGGCTGGAGCCTTGGTTCACCTGGATCGGTGAGGATTCGATCCGCGTGCGGGCGAGGATCCGGCCCGACAGTGGCTGGAGGCGGGTGTTCGGCGACGCCATCCTGACGCTGGATTTCCCGATGCCCTTGGAGACGGATTCCGTCAATGGTGTCCGGCGGATGTCCCGGACCCGGATCCGCGATTTCTTCGTGACCTGTGCGGACGCGAAACGCTGCATTCTTACCGATTCCAGCTGGATCCGGATCGCTGATGCGGATATCCTGTGGATTTCTGTGTGGCGAAACGGCAAGTTGTCTCTGATACCCGCCCCAAGTCCCGCGACAAGCGATTTTCGCCAGTTCGTCGCGGAAGTGGACGGTCTCCGCCGATACGTCGATACCATGAGCGGCCCTCGTCGAAAGCAACTGTATTGGGAAAATGCGGTTCGCTTTCTTCCCGCACGCTCGATGGTCGTGACCAAGGATGCGATTTTCCTGGATACCTCCTCGGAGCTGACCAGCATACGGCCCTCCGCGGCAGGCATGACTTTCACCGTTGCGGATGTCGTTGCCGACACCAGCCTGTTGGGCTACGACCAGGTTGAAAGCGCGGGTGACATATTCCGGAGCGTTGTCGTCCAGGGGCGTTCCCAGCCTCGGGACCCCTTGAAGGATGGCTTCGGGGCGGAAACAAAGGAGAATGTCCGGATAGTCTCCAGGGAGTTCGGGGAGCACAGATTGGTCGACATCGAGGGAAACGGGTTTCTCCAGGCTTTCGTGCGGGCATGGGACGAACATCGGCCGGTGGGGATCTCGCCGGATGCCGTCTGGATGTTGCTGGTGGATGGCCTTGCGTTGAGCGTCGAATCCGAGCCGGAAATCTGGCGGAAACGGCTCGGGTTGGATCATCTGGGCAAAAAGGCGCTCTCCGTCCTCGTTTCCCCGAAAGAGGCGTCGCGTCTGCAAGATCCACCGGTTTGGAGGGAGATCGCCCAGCGACTGGTCGCTTCGATGCACGCTTCCACCAAAGGTTTGGACACACTCCTGGTGCCGGATTTTTCCACCACCAACCCGATGCGCCGGACGGTGTTTCGCTTCCGTGCCCTGGAGGTGGTCAAACCGTATTTCGACTACACAGGCATGGTGACCTGTGGAATCCCCTCGGTCACTCTCCAGGGAACGCCCCTGGATTGGGAACAGCTGCGACAGCGAGCGCAGGCCCTCGGGCGGTTGGGATTGTCCGAGTGGACGGATTCCTTGGCGCCTCTGTTGAACGAGTTCGTGGACGCATCCAAGGGACATCCGGACATTTCGTTCTGGAAGGGTTTCGTGCGGCGGTCTTCGAACATGGGCTGCGATCCCATCTACCATGTCGATGGGTGGATCAGCAGATTGTTCCCTTTCGAGAAGTACGAGGATCGCATCATTCGCCGGACATCGCTCGTCGAGCCCTTGGATCTTCGGTTCACTCCGGCTGGCGTGGGATCGATCGATTTCAAGCTGGCGTTCCCGGACGGGGGTGGGGTCCGAAATTTCAGTGTCGCCTCCGGCCTTGTCGGGGTTGGACAAGATACGGCAACACGTGTGCTGTGGCCCGAGATGGGGTGGGCTGCATTCCAGTACGATGATGCAAGAAAATCCGTGAAGCCGATGTCTCCCAAGTGA
- a CDS encoding class II fructose-1,6-bisphosphate aldolase: MVSYKELGLVNTREMFKKAMEGKYAVPAYNFNNMEQLQAIVNACGKSGSPVILQVSSGARKYADSTLLRYLGQGAVAMAREAGFNIPIALHLDHGDTFELCKSCIDSGFSSVMIDGSHHSYEHNVELTAKVVEYAHKYDVTVEGELGVLAGIEDDVSAAEHVYTQPSEVEDFVKKTGVDSLAISIGTSHGAFKFKPEQCTKNEKGVLVPPALRFDILEEIEKRIPGFAIVLHGASSVIPEYVDLINQYGGRLDAAVGIPAEQLRRAAGSAVCKINVDSDGRLVFTAKIRETFAKNPGEFDPRKYLGPAREELVKMIMDKNATVLGSAGRY; the protein is encoded by the coding sequence ATGGTGAGCTACAAGGAACTCGGGCTGGTCAACACCCGCGAGATGTTCAAGAAGGCGATGGAAGGCAAGTATGCCGTCCCCGCTTACAACTTCAACAACATGGAACAGCTCCAGGCGATCGTGAATGCTTGTGGCAAATCCGGCTCGCCCGTGATCCTCCAGGTTTCGTCGGGCGCCCGCAAGTACGCCGACTCCACCCTCCTGCGCTATCTGGGCCAGGGCGCGGTCGCCATGGCTCGCGAAGCCGGCTTCAACATCCCCATCGCCCTCCACCTGGACCACGGCGACACCTTCGAGCTCTGCAAGTCCTGCATCGATTCCGGATTCAGCTCGGTGATGATCGACGGCTCGCACCACTCCTACGAGCACAACGTGGAGCTGACGGCCAAGGTCGTGGAATACGCCCACAAGTACGATGTCACTGTGGAAGGTGAACTCGGCGTGTTGGCTGGTATCGAAGACGACGTCTCCGCTGCCGAGCATGTCTACACCCAGCCTTCCGAAGTGGAAGACTTCGTGAAGAAGACCGGAGTGGACAGCTTGGCCATCTCCATCGGCACCTCGCACGGCGCGTTCAAGTTCAAGCCCGAGCAGTGCACCAAGAACGAAAAGGGCGTGCTGGTTCCCCCGGCGCTTCGCTTCGACATCCTGGAAGAAATTGAAAAGCGCATCCCTGGCTTCGCGATCGTTCTCCACGGCGCCTCCTCCGTGATCCCCGAGTACGTGGACCTGATCAACCAGTACGGCGGCAGGCTCGACGCCGCGGTGGGCATCCCTGCCGAACAGCTGCGCCGCGCCGCCGGCTCCGCCGTCTGCAAGATCAATGTGGACTCCGATGGCCGCTTGGTGTTCACCGCCAAGATCCGCGAGACCTTCGCGAAGAACCCCGGCGAGTTCGATCCTCGCAAGTATCTCGGACCGGCTCGCGAAGAGCTCGTCAAGATGATCATGGATAAGAACGCCACCGTTCTGGGATCCGCCGGCCGCTACTGA
- a CDS encoding DEAD/DEAH box helicase produces MMEERSDLLAPQRLGFLDSEILDAARALSDSARMTLHAGDRVLHGTVAEPGRMPVAVEFPLPLDPRRIPRCRTCGMVWCRHAVALVQRSWDRANGQADPVAAPSEPVPRVESPPRKESWWARLSEDEDPQWYRLGLGIEVDGRRVDLVPVFQEILRERSLDIVRAWVATGRPYPIRTVDGVVGIPAERMVRICQALETILDVRGGARLGRLEAALVEDFGIEEWSVAPSLGEFRARLQSLQTVGPLDEPEGLVATLRPYQKQGIGWLRFLSDLGLGGILADDMGLGKTVQTLAHLLDERSRGRMTDAALVVCPTSLVTNWMREGAKLAPTLRMVAHHGPDRQAQALSPHAEVVVTSYPLMVRDATLLAGRKWSLAIFDEAHVLKNPAAQVVQAARRLPVGRRLALTGTPLENHLEELWCILDLAVPGILGNRARFREAWRKPVEERGDTNRAKELGRRIAPFLLRRTKFEVAKDLPEKTEIVQTLELPEPQRDLYESLRAGADRKVRQEVERVGIEKSGAVVLEALLRLRQCCCDPRLLPEGHLLGVKSAKTSWLSEVLPEMIEEGRRVLIFSQFASMLRLISSDIKEMGISHSFLTGDTVDRAAEVDRFQSGLVPVFLLSLKAGGSGLNLTAADTVILWDPWWNPAAEAQAVDRAHRIGQSRPVFVYRLLASQTVEERVALLQERKRDLVRGVVEGAPSALHLSAQELRELLSPMPRA; encoded by the coding sequence ATGATGGAAGAACGATCCGATCTACTGGCTCCCCAGCGTCTGGGATTTCTCGATTCCGAGATTCTCGATGCAGCCCGGGCGCTTTCCGATTCCGCTCGGATGACCCTGCATGCGGGCGATCGTGTTCTGCATGGGACGGTGGCCGAGCCTGGCCGGATGCCGGTCGCCGTGGAATTTCCCCTTCCGTTGGATCCGCGCCGGATCCCTCGGTGCCGCACCTGCGGGATGGTCTGGTGCCGCCATGCGGTCGCGTTGGTGCAACGTTCCTGGGATCGCGCCAATGGCCAGGCGGATCCTGTCGCCGCTCCTTCCGAGCCCGTGCCGCGCGTCGAGTCGCCGCCACGGAAGGAGTCCTGGTGGGCGCGTTTGTCGGAAGACGAAGACCCCCAGTGGTACCGATTGGGACTGGGGATCGAGGTCGATGGCCGACGGGTGGACTTGGTGCCGGTCTTCCAGGAAATCCTGCGGGAGCGTTCCCTGGATATCGTGCGCGCTTGGGTGGCCACGGGACGGCCGTATCCCATCCGGACCGTCGACGGCGTGGTGGGTATTCCCGCCGAGCGGATGGTCAGGATCTGTCAAGCGCTGGAGACGATCCTGGATGTGCGCGGCGGGGCTCGATTGGGGCGCTTGGAAGCCGCTCTGGTGGAAGACTTCGGAATCGAGGAGTGGTCCGTGGCGCCCTCGTTGGGCGAATTCCGCGCAAGGCTGCAATCGTTGCAGACCGTGGGGCCCTTGGACGAGCCGGAGGGATTGGTCGCGACGCTGCGACCTTACCAGAAGCAAGGCATCGGCTGGCTGCGATTTCTGTCCGATCTTGGCCTTGGCGGCATCCTTGCCGACGACATGGGTTTGGGAAAAACCGTCCAGACGTTGGCGCACCTTCTGGATGAGCGCTCTCGTGGGCGGATGACGGATGCCGCCCTGGTGGTGTGCCCCACCAGTCTGGTGACCAATTGGATGCGCGAAGGAGCCAAGCTCGCACCCACCCTGCGCATGGTCGCCCACCATGGCCCGGATCGCCAGGCCCAGGCGCTTTCGCCACACGCCGAGGTGGTGGTGACCTCCTACCCTCTGATGGTTCGGGATGCAACGCTATTGGCCGGACGGAAATGGTCCTTGGCAATCTTCGACGAAGCCCATGTGCTGAAGAACCCCGCGGCCCAGGTGGTCCAGGCCGCACGCCGGCTTCCGGTGGGGCGGCGTTTGGCCTTGACCGGAACTCCTTTGGAAAACCATCTGGAAGAGCTCTGGTGCATCCTGGATCTGGCCGTTCCCGGCATCCTGGGGAATCGCGCGCGGTTCCGCGAGGCTTGGCGCAAGCCCGTGGAAGAACGGGGCGACACCAACCGGGCCAAGGAGCTGGGCAGGCGCATCGCGCCGTTTTTGCTGCGGCGCACGAAGTTCGAGGTGGCCAAGGATCTGCCCGAGAAGACGGAAATTGTCCAGACCTTGGAGCTGCCGGAACCCCAACGCGATCTCTACGAATCGTTGCGCGCCGGCGCCGATCGCAAGGTGCGCCAGGAAGTGGAACGCGTGGGAATCGAGAAGTCCGGCGCCGTGGTGCTGGAGGCGCTCCTGCGGCTTCGCCAGTGCTGTTGCGATCCGCGATTGTTGCCGGAAGGACACCTGCTGGGAGTGAAGTCGGCCAAGACCTCTTGGCTGTCCGAGGTGCTCCCGGAAATGATCGAGGAAGGTCGCCGCGTCCTGATCTTCTCGCAATTCGCCTCCATGCTCCGGTTGATCTCCTCCGACATCAAGGAAATGGGGATTTCTCATTCCTTCCTGACCGGCGACACGGTGGATCGTGCCGCGGAGGTCGATCGGTTCCAATCGGGTCTGGTGCCCGTGTTCCTGCTGAGCCTGAAGGCGGGCGGGAGCGGTCTGAATCTCACGGCGGCGGATACCGTGATCTTGTGGGATCCGTGGTGGAATCCCGCAGCGGAAGCCCAGGCGGTGGATCGGGCGCACCGCATCGGGCAATCGAGGCCGGTGTTCGTCTATCGGCTCCTGGCCTCCCAGACGGTGGAAGAGCGCGTGGCGCTGCTGCAAGAGCGAAAGCGCGACCTGGTGCGCGGGGTGGTGGAAGGCGCGCCGTCGGCGTTGCATCTGTCCGCGCAAGAACTGCGCGAGTTGTTGTCCCCGATGCCGAGGGCTTAG
- a CDS encoding EAL domain-containing protein, which translates to MPIRPKSDIGIRRTDWTPGQSRKVSYRTEEHTSELVAVLSAAEELVGAPDVDTLLRRTVEIARDTIGLERVSIYLEDDSGRVMRGTWGTDLAGTTTDEREYAYAKGEPEERAHLVHGEGSRWLVLDDAPLMSSEDGESHMIRRGWLCLTPIRSIRGPIGLLFNDTARTSTPFDASRQELVAVLCSLVANIIERKRAEELLLERAMFDDCTGLPSQALFLDRLHRRCLQEREEKFAVGVLALDRWTTISESYAPHFHESLLSAVAQRLSACLRVDDTICRLSNNEFAFLLDPVVTADEAGKVLENTLEELSKALQVEGEPIHVTASAGFAFHETTVPGAEEHLQDARAALARSRVHSPGRVGRFRSEDRELLMSGYRLENELHKAVDSGDFLLHFQPIVNLASGELHGFETLVRWIHATRGMILPGMFIPMAEENGLIRPLGEWVLAESCRQAGQWRMELGGYASGLSLSVNLSVRQFLQRDLVDRIERILDKSGMPPRLLHLEITESVVMEDPELARSVLARLKSLGVLLSLDDFGTGFSSFSYLTRLPLDALKIDRSFVIRLGQDTRTEAVVRAVCDLSRDLGMEVIAEGVETQTQLDALRSFACQYVQGFLVSRPLDNLEASELLRSGTPLLPADPMRRITRRMPVYKPT; encoded by the coding sequence ATGCCCATCCGTCCGAAGTCTGACATCGGCATCCGTCGCACGGATTGGACTCCCGGTCAGAGCCGGAAGGTTTCCTACCGCACGGAGGAACACACCTCCGAGCTCGTGGCCGTGCTCTCGGCCGCCGAGGAGCTCGTGGGCGCCCCCGATGTGGATACCCTCCTGCGGCGCACGGTGGAAATCGCCCGCGACACGATCGGGCTCGAGCGCGTTTCCATCTACCTGGAGGACGACTCCGGCCGGGTGATGCGGGGGACCTGGGGCACGGATCTGGCCGGCACGACCACCGACGAGCGCGAATACGCCTACGCCAAGGGCGAGCCGGAAGAACGGGCCCACCTTGTGCATGGCGAGGGTTCGCGCTGGCTGGTGCTCGACGACGCTCCTCTGATGAGTTCGGAAGACGGCGAAAGCCACATGATCCGACGCGGCTGGCTGTGCCTCACTCCCATCCGGTCCATCCGTGGGCCAATCGGCCTGCTGTTCAACGACACGGCCCGAACCAGCACTCCGTTCGACGCTTCTCGACAAGAATTGGTCGCGGTTTTGTGTTCGCTGGTGGCCAACATCATCGAACGAAAGCGCGCCGAGGAGCTCCTCTTGGAGCGGGCGATGTTCGACGATTGCACCGGACTGCCCTCCCAGGCCCTGTTTTTGGACCGACTGCATCGCCGTTGCCTGCAGGAGCGCGAGGAGAAATTCGCCGTGGGCGTGCTGGCGCTGGACCGCTGGACCACCATCTCGGAAAGCTACGCCCCGCACTTCCACGAATCGCTTCTTTCCGCCGTCGCGCAACGGCTCTCCGCTTGCCTTCGGGTGGATGACACGATCTGTCGGCTCTCCAACAACGAATTCGCGTTCCTGCTGGATCCGGTGGTGACCGCCGACGAAGCCGGCAAGGTCCTGGAAAACACCCTCGAGGAACTGTCCAAGGCCCTCCAGGTGGAGGGAGAACCGATCCACGTCACGGCCTCGGCGGGATTCGCCTTCCATGAAACCACCGTTCCCGGCGCGGAGGAGCACCTCCAGGATGCCCGGGCCGCTCTGGCGCGATCCCGAGTCCATTCGCCAGGTCGTGTGGGACGCTTCCGTTCCGAAGATCGCGAGCTTCTGATGTCCGGCTACCGGCTGGAAAACGAACTCCACAAGGCCGTCGACAGCGGGGACTTCCTGCTGCACTTCCAACCGATCGTGAATCTCGCCTCCGGCGAACTGCACGGCTTCGAGACCCTGGTGCGCTGGATCCACGCCACGCGCGGCATGATCCTCCCCGGCATGTTCATCCCCATGGCCGAAGAAAACGGACTGATCCGACCGCTCGGAGAGTGGGTGCTGGCCGAATCCTGCCGGCAGGCGGGTCAATGGCGCATGGAACTGGGCGGCTACGCCTCGGGCTTGTCACTTTCCGTCAATCTGTCCGTAAGGCAGTTCCTCCAGCGCGACCTGGTGGACCGCATCGAACGGATCCTGGACAAGTCGGGCATGCCACCGCGCCTGTTGCACCTGGAGATCACCGAGTCGGTCGTGATGGAAGATCCGGAACTCGCCAGGTCGGTGCTCGCGCGGCTGAAATCCCTGGGAGTCCTGTTGTCTCTGGACGACTTCGGGACCGGCTTTTCCAGCTTCTCCTACCTCACCCGCCTGCCCTTGGATGCGCTCAAGATCGATCGTTCCTTCGTGATCCGCCTGGGCCAGGACACACGCACCGAAGCCGTGGTCCGCGCCGTGTGCGACCTCTCCCGCGACCTGGGCATGGAAGTCATCGCCGAGGGCGTGGAAACCCAGACCCAATTGGACGCGCTGCGCAGCTTCGCCTGCCAATACGTGCAGGGCTTCCTGGTGTCGCGCCCGCTGGACAATCTCGAAGCCAGCGAACTTCTCCGCTCGGGAACACCCTTGTTGCCCGCCGACCCGATGCGCCGCATCACCCGCAGGATGCCGGTCTACAAGCCAACCTGA
- a CDS encoding magnesium transporter CorA family protein — MRRCLSLAGKRPMETDEAQASIHYYTAPSAAERQELLEKWRIDRHSLDAALDPDEVPRVDFSSKDASIFWKRPTSVRSDRQVLFNVASMGVFLRDDKMIVVVSDDHFPVGQQAFADASTPSGFLLRLLGHTIQHYYEHLKVIKMISREMQNKLESSMEKRLLMDMFSLEESLTYYLNALESDGAVLRKLEVNPDKVGFTKEDLDYLDDLRIDHEQCQKLTKIYQEIMDSMVQTREGIMNNSMNVILKNLTIITLVFLPLNLLAGLGGMSEYTGALGGFHKGLGYALLIPLLGGIGWATWWLLARYVDDFSSGRKKTNRPKPKS; from the coding sequence ATGCGCCGCTGCCTGAGCCTTGCCGGAAAACGTCCGATGGAGACCGATGAGGCCCAGGCCTCGATCCACTACTACACCGCGCCGTCGGCGGCGGAGCGCCAGGAGCTGCTGGAGAAATGGCGCATCGACCGCCACAGCCTGGACGCCGCCCTGGATCCGGACGAAGTCCCCCGCGTGGATTTCAGCTCCAAGGACGCGAGCATCTTCTGGAAACGCCCCACCAGCGTCCGATCGGACCGCCAGGTGCTCTTCAACGTCGCCTCCATGGGGGTCTTCCTGCGCGACGACAAGATGATCGTGGTGGTCAGCGACGACCATTTCCCGGTGGGGCAGCAGGCCTTCGCCGACGCCTCCACTCCCAGCGGTTTCCTGTTGCGCCTCCTGGGCCATACCATCCAGCACTACTACGAGCACCTGAAGGTGATCAAGATGATCTCCCGCGAGATGCAGAACAAACTGGAGAGCTCGATGGAAAAACGCCTCCTGATGGACATGTTCAGCCTCGAGGAAAGCTTGACCTACTACCTCAACGCCTTGGAATCGGATGGCGCGGTGCTGAGGAAGCTGGAAGTCAATCCAGACAAGGTCGGCTTCACGAAAGAAGATCTGGACTACCTGGACGATCTGCGCATCGACCACGAACAATGCCAGAAATTGACAAAGATCTACCAGGAAATCATGGACTCCATGGTGCAGACCCGCGAGGGCATCATGAACAACTCCATGAACGTCATCCTGAAGAACCTGACGATCATCACCTTGGTGTTCCTGCCGCTGAACCTGCTGGCTGGGCTCGGCGGCATGTCCGAATACACCGGCGCATTGGGGGGCTTCCACAAGGGGCTGGGATATGCCCTCCTGATCCCGCTTCTGGGCGGGATCGGCTGGGCCACTTGGTGGTTGTTGGCACGTTACGTCGACGACTTCAGTTCGGGTCGGAAGAAAACCAACCGCCCGAAACCGAAATCCTGA